GGCCCTGGGGCTGGGCTGCTCCGGCATGTCCTCGGACTACGGCCTGCCCGACGACGTCGAATCGACCGCCACGATCCACCGGGCGATCGAGCGTGGCGTCACGCTGTTCGACACGTCCGACGCCTACGCCGCCGGTCGCAACGAAGCGCTGCTGGCGTCGGCGATCCGGGACCGGCGCGACGGGCTCGTGGTCGCGACCAAGTTCGGCAATATCCGCGGACCGGGCGGCCAGCGCGGCGGCGTCAACGGCCGGCCGGACTACGTCCCGGTTGCGGCGGAGGCCAGCCTGAAGCGCCTCGGCGTCGAGGTCATCGACCTGTTCTACCAGCACCGCGTCGATCCGGACGTCCCGATCGAGGAGACCGTCGGCGCGATGGCCCGTCTCGTCGAGCAGGGCAAGGTCTGCCATATCGGCCTGTGCGAGGCGGGCGTCGACACCATCCGGCGGGCGCACGCCACCCACCCGCTCGCGGCGGTGCAGATGGAGTACTCGCTCTGGTCGCGCGATGCGGAACCGGACATCCTGCCGGTCCTGGACGAACTCGGCATCGGCTTGGTCGCCTACGCGCCTCTCGGGCGCGGCTTCCTGACCGGCGCCTTTCGCCGGCGCGACGACCTCATTCCGGGCGACCGGCGTCACGCGCATCCGCGCTTTCAAGAGCGCAACTTCGAGGCCAATCTGGCCCTGCTCGGTCCGATCACGGCGATCGCGGAGGCGAAAGGACGGCCGCCGGCGCAGGTCGCGCTTGCCTGGCTGCTCCAGCGGGGCGAAAACATCGTCCCGATTCCCGGCACCAAGCGGCGCGCCTTTCTCGATCAGAATCTTGCCGCGCTCGACTGCCCGCTCGACCGGGATGACGTGACCGCGCTGGAGGCCGCCTTCCCGCCCGGCATCGCCAGCGGCGCGCGCTATCCCGAAGCCCAGCTCGCACGGCTGCTGATCTGAAACGCGTCCGCCAGCTTTCGTCACCGCAGCCGTGCAGGGTGCGGCCAATGCGGCCGGCTCAGCGAAGCAGCCCGGGAAGAAAGAGCGAGAGCGGCGGAAAAACCGTCAGCAGCGCCAGCACCACCAAAGGCGGAATCAGCCACGGCAGAATGGCGTAGGCAAGCTTTTGGAACGGGATGTCGCCGACCTTCGCGACCACAAACAGGGCCATGCCCATCGGTGGCGTCAGGGTGCTGATCATGATGTTGAAGCACACCACGATTCCGAAGTGCACGGGATCGATGCCGTAGTTCAGGGCCGCAGGCACGAGGATCGGAACCAGGATCAGCAGGATCGCCATCGACTCGATGACCGCACCGAGAACGAAAATGAGGACGTTCACGATCAGAAGGAACGACAAAGGCGAGTCGACGAACTGCAGGAACAGGGCGGCGATCTGCTGCGGAGCCTGCTCGCGCGCGAAGATGATGCCGAGCATCGCGACATTGGCGACGATGAAGGCGATGCTCGCCGAGAGCGCCGCCGATTCGTAGAGCGAGTCCCAGAGCTTGCGCCAGCTCAGGCTCCGGTAGACGAGGAGGTCGATCAGGATCGCGTAGACGACGGTCGCCGCCGCCGCCTCGGTCGGTGAGAAGTAGCCGCCGAAGATGCCCATGATGATGATGAGCGGCGTCAACAGCGCCCAGAAGGCCGACCGGAAGCTCGACGCGAGCTCGCGGATCGACGCACGGTTGCTCTTGGGATAACCGCGACGCGCCGAAATGACATAGACCATCACCATCAGGGCCAGCGCGCAGAGCAGGCCCGGTACGATTCCCGCGAGGAAGAGCGCGCCAACCGAGACGTTCGCGCTCACGCCGTAGAGGACCAGGGTGATGCTCGGCGGGATGATCGGTCCGATCATGGACGAGGCCGCAGTCACGGCGCCCGAGAAGTCGTCGTCGTAGCCA
Above is a genomic segment from Geminicoccaceae bacterium SCSIO 64248 containing:
- a CDS encoding aldo/keto reductase; protein product: MRYRHLGRSGLRVSALGLGCSGMSSDYGLPDDVESTATIHRAIERGVTLFDTSDAYAAGRNEALLASAIRDRRDGLVVATKFGNIRGPGGQRGGVNGRPDYVPVAAEASLKRLGVEVIDLFYQHRVDPDVPIEETVGAMARLVEQGKVCHIGLCEAGVDTIRRAHATHPLAAVQMEYSLWSRDAEPDILPVLDELGIGLVAYAPLGRGFLTGAFRRRDDLIPGDRRHAHPRFQERNFEANLALLGPITAIAEAKGRPPAQVALAWLLQRGENIVPIPGTKRRAFLDQNLAALDCPLDRDDVTALEAAFPPGIASGARYPEAQLARLLI
- a CDS encoding TRAP transporter large permease; the protein is MTLLILAGAMLGMIVLGVPIALSMLFTSMGYFYVTGTGLSFATQRLVDGLNSFPLLAIPLFILAASLLNNGGVTAQIFGFATRLVGHVRGGLGHVNILASVFFAGMSGSAVADTAGLGKMEIDAMRKAGYDDDFSGAVTAASSMIGPIIPPSITLVLYGVSANVSVGALFLAGIVPGLLCALALMVMVYVISARRGYPKSNRASIRELASSFRSAFWALLTPLIIIMGIFGGYFSPTEAAAATVVYAILIDLLVYRSLSWRKLWDSLYESAALSASIAFIVANVAMLGIIFAREQAPQQIAALFLQFVDSPLSFLLIVNVLIFVLGAVIESMAILLILVPILVPAALNYGIDPVHFGIVVCFNIMISTLTPPMGMALFVVAKVGDIPFQKLAYAILPWLIPPLVVLALLTVFPPLSLFLPGLLR